One region of Bacillus pumilus genomic DNA includes:
- a CDS encoding FMN-dependent NADH-azoreductase — MAKVLYITAHPHDETVSYSMATAKAFIESYKEANPSDEVVHIDLYKENIPHIDADVFAGWGKLQSGAGFDTLSAEEQAKVARLNELSDQFVSADKYVFVSPLWNFSFPPVLKAYIDSVAVAGKTFKYTEQGPVGLLTDKKALHIQARGGYYTEGPAAELEAGHRYLGTIASFFGIPSFEGLIVEGHNAEPAKAEQIKADAIERAKALGKTF; from the coding sequence ATGGCAAAAGTTTTATACATCACTGCACATCCGCATGATGAAACAGTTTCTTACAGTATGGCTACTGCTAAAGCATTTATCGAATCTTATAAGGAAGCAAACCCAAGTGACGAGGTTGTACATATCGATTTGTACAAAGAAAACATCCCTCACATTGATGCAGATGTATTCGCTGGCTGGGGCAAGCTGCAATCAGGTGCTGGTTTCGATACACTTTCAGCTGAAGAGCAAGCGAAGGTTGCTCGCCTAAACGAATTAAGCGATCAATTCGTTTCTGCTGACAAATATGTATTTGTTTCACCACTTTGGAACTTCTCATTCCCACCAGTTCTTAAAGCATACATCGACTCTGTTGCTGTAGCTGGTAAAACATTCAAATACACGGAGCAAGGTCCTGTTGGATTATTAACAGACAAAAAAGCTCTACACATCCAAGCACGTGGCGGATACTACACTGAAGGTCCTGCTGCTGAACTTGAAGCAGGCCACCGTTACCTTGGTACAATTGCGAGCTTCTTCGGAATTCCTTCTTTCGAAGGTCTTATCGTTGAAGGTCACAATGCTGAACCTGCGAAAGCAGAGCAAATTAAAGCAGATGCAATCGAACGTGCAAAAGCTTTAGGTAAAACTTTCTAA